Proteins from a genomic interval of Nocardioidaceae bacterium:
- a CDS encoding diiron oxygenase produces MTVTSEIRTIDQHERASHADRRAAFDTRLATLSQGSVDMHFDAFKDIAWDDPSYAVDPTDPRWILPAADPLGGSDWYRSLSRERQIEIGLYRQANIVKVGLQFEQILISGLMNYAFTRPNGSPEFRYATHEATEECHHTQMFQEFVNRTGLPVQGGSPWFRGSGPFLSLAARYLPFGFFFGVLAGEEPIDHMQKQMLRQGEMQHPLLRRIMQIHIAEEARHIGFAHEYLSYRAPLLNRPQRALLSIMIPVVMRVLCDEILVPNKQMRRDLGIPKKVVKDLYWKSPEGEKFLRDLFGDVRMLTEETGLMNRAARRVWRALGIDGPASRFRSEPASAAA; encoded by the coding sequence ATGACCGTCACGAGCGAGATCCGCACCATCGACCAGCACGAGCGCGCGAGCCACGCCGACCGCCGCGCCGCCTTCGACACCCGGCTGGCGACGCTGTCGCAGGGCTCGGTCGACATGCACTTCGACGCGTTCAAGGACATCGCCTGGGACGACCCCTCCTACGCGGTCGACCCGACGGACCCTCGTTGGATCCTGCCCGCGGCCGACCCGCTGGGCGGCTCGGACTGGTACCGCTCGCTCTCCCGCGAGCGCCAGATCGAGATCGGCCTCTACCGCCAGGCCAACATCGTCAAGGTCGGGCTGCAGTTCGAGCAGATCCTCATCTCGGGCCTGATGAACTACGCCTTCACCCGCCCCAACGGCAGCCCGGAGTTCCGGTACGCCACGCACGAGGCGACCGAGGAGTGCCACCACACCCAGATGTTCCAGGAGTTCGTGAACCGCACCGGCCTGCCGGTGCAGGGCGGTTCCCCGTGGTTCCGCGGCTCCGGCCCGTTCCTGAGCCTGGCTGCGCGCTACCTGCCCTTCGGCTTCTTCTTCGGCGTGCTCGCCGGTGAGGAGCCGATCGACCACATGCAGAAGCAGATGCTGCGCCAGGGCGAGATGCAGCACCCGCTGCTGCGTCGCATCATGCAGATCCACATCGCCGAGGAGGCGCGGCACATCGGGTTCGCGCACGAGTACCTCTCCTACCGTGCGCCGCTCCTGAACCGCCCCCAGCGCGCGCTGCTCAGCATCATGATCCCCGTGGTGATGCGCGTGCTCTGCGACGAGATCCTCGTGCCCAACAAGCAGATGCGCCGCGACCTGGGCATCCCCAAGAAGGTCGTGAAGGACCTGTACTGGAAGAGCCCGGAGGGCGAGAAGTTCCTCCGCGACCTCTTCGGCGACGTCCGGATGCTGACCGAGGAGACCGGCCTGATGAACCGTGCCGCCCGCCGCGTGTGGCGTGCGCTGGGCATCGACGGTCCCGCCTCGCGGTTCCGCTCCGAGCCCGCCTCCGCCGCGGCCTGA
- a CDS encoding GldG family protein, giving the protein MKAASVGLAAAVAAVGVALGTGLGGDETAPDRDAGTTGQPARVLFDAARGQQAGNADWVISAVMPDPLAEDPAPVEESDWTGGLSAWGVALAGRPDTYRLATNPPGRPLTHGQVGNGLDLAKVEVLVLPEPNRSLTPAERRAVVQFVSGGGGLFLIVDHADSDRDADGIDSVGVGAQLLDAFAERGLATGLSIDVADIDSENTDNVAAGAEDHPVVDGAWGRAESSILRGGTTSTIDRGANPAAACLLYRDAVDPAGDTGCFLARSEVGEGRLLLWGDSSPVDDGTGDPGDRLYANFSDPRDTNEAWALNGTDWLARLVG; this is encoded by the coding sequence GTGAAGGCAGCGTCTGTGGGTCTGGCCGCCGCGGTCGCCGCCGTCGGCGTCGCGCTCGGCACGGGCTTGGGCGGCGACGAGACGGCGCCGGACCGTGACGCGGGAACGACCGGGCAGCCGGCGCGCGTCCTCTTCGACGCCGCGCGCGGCCAGCAGGCGGGCAACGCCGACTGGGTGATCTCCGCAGTGATGCCGGACCCGCTCGCCGAGGACCCGGCGCCCGTCGAGGAGTCGGACTGGACGGGCGGCCTGTCGGCCTGGGGGGTCGCGCTGGCGGGGCGTCCCGATACCTACCGGCTGGCCACCAACCCGCCGGGGCGGCCCCTGACGCACGGCCAGGTCGGCAACGGGCTCGACCTCGCGAAGGTCGAGGTGCTTGTGCTGCCGGAGCCCAACCGCTCGCTGACCCCGGCCGAGCGGCGGGCGGTCGTGCAGTTCGTCAGCGGGGGAGGCGGGCTGTTCCTGATCGTCGACCACGCCGACTCCGACCGCGACGCGGACGGCATCGACTCCGTCGGTGTCGGGGCACAGCTGCTGGACGCGTTCGCCGAGCGGGGCCTGGCGACCGGACTGTCGATCGACGTCGCCGACATCGATTCCGAGAACACCGACAACGTCGCTGCCGGGGCCGAGGACCACCCGGTGGTCGACGGTGCGTGGGGCAGGGCGGAGTCGTCGATCCTGCGCGGCGGGACCACCTCGACGATCGACCGGGGTGCGAACCCGGCGGCCGCGTGCCTCCTGTACCGCGATGCCGTGGACCCGGCGGGGGACACCGGCTGCTTTCTCGCGCGCAGCGAGGTCGGGGAGGGTCGCCTGCTGCTGTGGGGCGACTCCTCACCAGTCGACGACGGCACCGGAGACCCCGGTGACCGGTTGTACGCCAACTTCTCCGATCCGCGCGACACCAACGAGGCGTGGGCGCTCAACGGCACCGACTGGTTGGCCCGCCTCGTCGGGTGA
- the thrS gene encoding threonine--tRNA ligase yields MSQLTVSVTTADGETEQRQVEPGTRAWELFRDDADVIAARVAGDLRDLSHELADGDVVVGVAMGSADGRDILRHSCAHVMAQAVQDLFPEARLGIGPPVEDGFYYDFDVATPFTPQDLEKVETRMRKIIKEGQKFSRRPVGDDAAREELADEPYKLELIGLKGASGTSGEEVAEGASVEVGAGELTIYDNLKRDGSVAWKDLCRGPHVPTTKRIPAFTLMRSAAAYWRGDEKNPQLQRIYGTAWESKEALEDYLHRREEAERRDHRRLGRELDLFSFPDEIGSGLAIFHPKGGRLRKEMEDYSRRRHEEAGYEFVNTPHITKGRLFEVSGHLDWYADGMYPPMQLDPAGDKPGVDYYLKPMNCPMHNLVFDARGRSYRELPLKLFEFGTVYRYEKSGVVHGMTRARGFTQDDAHIYCTREQMKEQLSQLLTFVLDLLRDYGLDDFYLELSTKNAEKSVGDDATWEEATRTLEEVATGSGLELVPDPGGAAFYGPKISVQARDAIGRTWQMSTIQLDFNLPERFDLTYTAADGSKQRPVMIHRALFGSIERFVAVLTEHYGGAFPPWLAPVQVQAIPIAERHLEHLQPLVARLREQGVRVEVDDSDNRMQKKIRDAQIAKVPFMVIAGDKDAEAGAVSFRYRDGTQDNGVLLEEAVRRVVEAVRDRVQV; encoded by the coding sequence GTGTCGCAGCTGACCGTGTCCGTGACCACCGCCGACGGCGAGACCGAGCAGCGCCAGGTCGAGCCGGGCACACGGGCGTGGGAGCTGTTCCGCGACGACGCGGACGTCATCGCGGCACGGGTCGCCGGCGACCTGCGCGACCTCTCCCACGAGCTGGCCGACGGCGACGTCGTGGTCGGCGTCGCGATGGGTTCCGCGGACGGGCGCGACATCCTGCGCCACTCCTGCGCCCACGTGATGGCGCAGGCCGTGCAGGACCTCTTCCCCGAGGCGAGGCTCGGCATCGGTCCGCCGGTCGAGGACGGCTTCTACTACGACTTCGACGTCGCGACACCGTTCACGCCGCAGGACCTGGAGAAGGTCGAGACGCGGATGCGCAAGATCATCAAGGAGGGGCAGAAGTTCTCCCGCCGACCGGTGGGGGACGACGCGGCGCGCGAGGAGCTGGCCGACGAGCCGTACAAGCTCGAGCTGATCGGGCTCAAGGGCGCCTCGGGGACCTCCGGCGAGGAGGTCGCCGAAGGCGCCTCGGTCGAGGTCGGCGCCGGCGAGCTGACGATCTACGACAACCTCAAGCGCGACGGGTCCGTGGCGTGGAAGGACCTGTGCCGCGGACCGCACGTCCCGACCACCAAGCGGATCCCGGCGTTCACGCTGATGCGCAGCGCGGCCGCGTACTGGCGCGGCGACGAGAAGAACCCGCAGCTGCAGCGCATCTACGGCACCGCCTGGGAGTCCAAGGAGGCGCTGGAGGACTACCTGCACCGCCGCGAGGAGGCCGAGCGGCGCGACCACCGTCGGCTCGGTCGTGAGCTCGACCTCTTCAGCTTCCCCGACGAGATCGGCTCCGGCCTGGCGATCTTCCACCCCAAGGGCGGCCGGCTGCGCAAGGAGATGGAGGACTACTCGCGCCGCCGTCACGAGGAGGCCGGCTACGAGTTCGTGAACACCCCGCACATCACCAAGGGGCGGCTCTTCGAGGTCTCGGGCCACCTCGACTGGTACGCCGACGGCATGTACCCCCCGATGCAGCTCGACCCCGCCGGCGACAAGCCCGGCGTGGACTACTACCTCAAGCCGATGAACTGCCCCATGCACAACCTCGTCTTCGACGCCCGGGGCCGGTCCTACCGCGAGCTGCCCCTCAAGCTCTTCGAGTTCGGCACCGTCTACCGCTACGAGAAGTCCGGCGTCGTGCACGGCATGACCCGGGCCCGCGGCTTCACCCAGGACGACGCGCACATCTACTGCACCCGCGAGCAGATGAAGGAGCAGCTCTCCCAGCTGCTGACCTTCGTGCTCGACCTGCTGCGCGACTACGGACTCGACGACTTCTACCTGGAGCTGTCGACCAAGAACGCGGAGAAGTCCGTCGGTGACGACGCCACCTGGGAGGAGGCGACCCGCACGCTCGAGGAGGTCGCGACCGGCTCGGGCCTCGAGCTCGTGCCCGACCCGGGCGGCGCCGCGTTCTACGGGCCGAAGATCTCGGTGCAGGCGCGCGACGCGATCGGGCGCACGTGGCAGATGTCGACGATCCAGCTCGACTTCAACCTGCCCGAGCGCTTCGACCTGACCTACACGGCCGCCGACGGCTCCAAGCAGCGACCGGTGATGATCCACCGCGCACTCTTCGGCTCCATCGAGCGCTTCGTCGCCGTGCTCACCGAGCACTACGGCGGCGCGTTCCCGCCCTGGCTCGCTCCGGTGCAGGTGCAGGCGATCCCGATCGCCGAGCGTCACCTGGAGCACCTCCAGCCGCTCGTGGCGCGGCTGCGCGAGCAGGGCGTACGCGTCGAGGTCGACGACTCCGACAACCGGATGCAGAAGAAGATCCGCGACGCCCAGATCGCGAAGGTGCCCTTCATGGTCATCGCGGGCGACAAGGACGCGGAGGCCGGCGCGGTCTCCTTCCGCTACCGCGACGGCACCCAGGACAACGGGGTGCTGCTCGAGGAGGCCGTACGCCGCGTGGTCGAGGCGGTGCGCGACCGCGTGCAGGTCTGA
- a CDS encoding sulfatase, with the protein MRTLPPLGRSDGRPARVATAGLVGLASAFALVTAVDGEPTRTTQPSLRLVDSAVVESPDDAPDDARGPHAITRVEVDNDGPRVRVRAEHEGSRWRGTVAVELRVPGEGRTRVARRGTTYVAEVRHAPGQRTTTTSYPTARPARTQPWGCFGARVRSKPNARTTVVDVPRACLDGAERVAVRVVATTATGLESVRRTKLVAQQSRPNILFFMVDDMRADEIQWMPRTRALIGDEGVTFENAFSTYPLCCPARASVLTGQYAHNHGVLGNKRPYGTFALDDDATIATSLQEAGYRTNFIGKYLNGYGSTQEEGGKGWIYYRPPGWTQWRASLTGGLPREHPKAGGSYRFFDTTLSVNGRRLDNYQGRYQTRVYGQLAAQQIRRDADKADPFFTWVSFAAPHVGFPREPDDPQAVVREDGSLAYFPTAVRPGDVKGMFDDLIVAGPGSDWEDPDRSDQAPELQSIQPLSDAEREALTVVARQRAESLEVVDQQVARVLTALERTGEREETLVVFVSDNGYLLGEHGIREGKILPYEPALRVPVLMSGPEIPAGEVREDPVTLTDLAPTFVALADARRPVPADGRSVLRVARRGDRGWTRGLLTETGPESVVRGSDEAGDPLTDEAVGDDPRYLLGVRTREYLYTKRDSGFEELFDVSVDPRQYVNLVGDPAYAEQLTALRDQLRALRACGGKDCAVPLPAVLR; encoded by the coding sequence ATGCGCACCCTTCCCCCTCTCGGGCGCTCGGACGGCCGTCCGGCGCGTGTGGCCACCGCAGGCCTCGTCGGCCTGGCGAGCGCCTTCGCCCTGGTCACCGCCGTGGACGGTGAGCCGACCCGGACGACGCAGCCGTCGCTGCGCCTCGTCGACTCCGCCGTGGTCGAGAGTCCCGACGACGCCCCCGACGATGCCAGGGGTCCTCACGCGATCACCCGGGTCGAGGTCGACAACGACGGCCCGCGGGTGCGCGTCCGCGCCGAGCACGAGGGGTCCCGCTGGCGCGGGACCGTCGCCGTCGAGCTGCGGGTTCCCGGCGAGGGTCGTACGCGGGTCGCTCGCCGCGGCACGACGTACGTCGCCGAGGTGCGCCACGCCCCCGGGCAACGCACCACGACGACCTCCTACCCCACCGCCCGGCCGGCGCGTACGCAGCCGTGGGGCTGCTTCGGGGCGCGCGTGCGCTCGAAGCCGAACGCCCGCACCACGGTCGTGGACGTGCCTCGTGCGTGCCTCGACGGCGCCGAGCGGGTGGCGGTGCGCGTGGTGGCGACCACGGCGACGGGCCTGGAGTCCGTACGCCGCACCAAGCTCGTGGCGCAGCAGTCGCGTCCGAACATCCTCTTCTTCATGGTCGACGACATGCGGGCCGACGAGATCCAGTGGATGCCGCGCACCCGTGCGCTCATCGGCGACGAGGGCGTGACCTTCGAGAACGCGTTCTCGACCTACCCGCTGTGCTGCCCTGCCCGCGCCTCGGTGCTGACGGGCCAGTACGCCCACAACCACGGTGTGCTGGGCAACAAGAGGCCGTACGGCACCTTCGCCCTCGACGACGACGCCACGATCGCGACGTCGCTGCAGGAGGCCGGCTACCGCACCAACTTCATCGGCAAGTACCTCAACGGCTACGGCAGCACCCAGGAGGAGGGCGGCAAGGGCTGGATCTACTACCGCCCGCCGGGCTGGACCCAGTGGCGCGCCTCGCTCACCGGCGGCCTCCCGCGCGAGCACCCGAAGGCCGGCGGCAGCTACCGCTTCTTCGACACCACCCTGTCGGTGAACGGGCGCCGCCTCGACAACTACCAGGGTCGCTACCAGACCCGGGTGTACGGGCAGCTCGCCGCCCAGCAGATCCGTCGCGACGCCGACAAGGCCGACCCGTTCTTCACCTGGGTCTCCTTCGCGGCGCCCCACGTCGGGTTCCCCCGTGAGCCCGACGACCCGCAGGCGGTCGTCCGGGAGGACGGCAGCCTCGCCTACTTCCCCACCGCGGTGCGTCCCGGCGACGTCAAGGGGATGTTCGACGACCTCATCGTGGCCGGTCCGGGTTCGGACTGGGAGGACCCGGACCGCAGCGACCAGGCCCCGGAGCTGCAGTCGATCCAGCCGCTCAGCGACGCCGAGCGCGAGGCGCTCACCGTGGTGGCACGTCAGCGGGCGGAGTCGCTGGAGGTCGTGGACCAGCAGGTCGCGCGCGTCCTCACCGCGCTCGAGCGCACCGGCGAGCGGGAGGAGACCCTCGTCGTCTTCGTCTCCGACAACGGCTACCTGCTCGGGGAGCACGGCATCCGCGAGGGCAAGATCCTTCCCTACGAGCCCGCCCTGCGCGTCCCGGTGCTCATGTCCGGCCCGGAGATCCCCGCCGGGGAGGTCCGCGAGGACCCCGTGACGCTCACCGACCTGGCCCCGACCTTCGTCGCCCTCGCGGACGCCCGGCGACCCGTGCCGGCCGACGGGCGGTCCGTACTGCGGGTCGCCCGGCGCGGCGACCGCGGCTGGACCCGCGGCCTGCTCACCGAGACTGGCCCTGAGTCCGTCGTACGCGGCTCCGACGAGGCGGGTGACCCCCTCACCGACGAGGCCGTCGGCGACGACCCGCGCTACCTGCTGGGCGTCCGGACGCGCGAGTACCTCTACACCAAGCGTGACAGCGGATTCGAGGAGTTGTTCGACGTGAGTGTCGACCCCCGTCAGTACGTCAACCTCGTGGGCGACCCCGCGTACGCCGAGCAGCTCACCGCGTTGCGGGACCAGCTGCGAGCGCTCCGGGCCTGTGGCGGCAAGGACTGCGCCGTGCCGCTCCCGGCGGTGCTCCGATGA
- a CDS encoding sulfatase: MSRRAAAALGAFALSGAMVVQGAVPSSADTVRQRQSEGEGPHAVVRTVVDNDGPRVGVTVKHARAAWDGQVRLTMRVPGEEAGFIAEVRHGVGPERGRLRFSGGKPWRCGKASLSSPDRSRTTTLSVPRHCLRGASTLEVDVRVRNRDGGVSTASVGPVAQQSRPNIVMIMVDDMRADDLEYMPLTRRLIGDKGVTFDNGLAPYPLCCPARASVLSGLYTHNHRVFSHVEPWGFNKFDDESTIATWLDDAGYTTTYVGKYLNGYGNQPEPGATTGTSARYVPRGWDDWKGSIDGGLPKKHPAYGFTYSFYDTTLNNNGRGFVSNEGRYNTYVIGQEGRKQIRRSAKREAPFFSYISFVAPHFGNPTEPDDPGPITDDSGETRRFLTVARPPKVRGMFDDTVFEAPGVFWDDPDDSDRADELADNPDLNAAEIDGLLTVHRQRLESLHVVDQEVRKIVRELERSGEREETMIVFTSDNGYFLGEHGVRQGKTLPYEPSLRVPLLMSGPGIPAGQRRQDPFLSIDFAPTFADLADVRMPYEPDGISLLPSAQMGDRGWNRPVLTETGPASTVRMSTEDGDPIVPGGMDTPDNRFIIGIRTPRYLFTDRATGFEELYDLRADPNQYDNVVDELGYVLVSQEMRRTLRELRACDGKQCRPRLSPLLR; the protein is encoded by the coding sequence ATGAGCCGGCGGGCTGCAGCAGCCCTGGGCGCGTTCGCGTTGAGCGGCGCGATGGTCGTCCAGGGCGCGGTCCCCTCCAGCGCCGACACGGTGAGACAGCGTCAGTCCGAGGGCGAGGGTCCGCACGCGGTCGTACGCACCGTGGTGGACAACGACGGCCCTCGCGTCGGCGTGACGGTCAAGCACGCGAGGGCGGCCTGGGACGGCCAGGTGCGTCTCACCATGAGGGTTCCCGGCGAGGAGGCCGGTTTCATCGCCGAGGTCCGGCACGGCGTCGGGCCGGAGCGCGGACGCCTGCGGTTCTCCGGCGGCAAGCCGTGGCGTTGCGGCAAGGCGTCCCTGTCGTCCCCCGACCGTTCGCGCACGACGACGCTGAGCGTGCCGCGTCACTGTCTCCGGGGTGCCTCGACCCTCGAGGTCGACGTGCGGGTCCGCAACCGCGACGGTGGCGTGTCCACCGCCTCGGTCGGACCGGTCGCGCAGCAGTCGCGGCCCAACATCGTCATGATCATGGTCGACGACATGCGGGCCGACGACCTGGAGTACATGCCGCTCACGCGACGTCTGATCGGCGACAAGGGCGTGACCTTCGACAACGGTCTCGCGCCCTACCCGCTGTGCTGCCCGGCCCGCGCCTCGGTGCTGTCGGGCCTCTACACCCACAACCACCGCGTCTTCAGCCACGTCGAGCCCTGGGGTTTCAACAAGTTCGACGACGAGTCGACGATCGCGACGTGGCTCGACGACGCCGGCTACACCACGACGTACGTCGGCAAGTACCTCAACGGCTACGGCAACCAGCCCGAGCCCGGTGCGACCACGGGGACGTCCGCCCGCTACGTGCCGCGCGGCTGGGACGACTGGAAGGGGTCGATCGACGGGGGGCTGCCGAAGAAGCACCCCGCGTACGGGTTCACCTACTCCTTCTACGACACCACGCTGAACAACAACGGGCGCGGGTTCGTCTCGAACGAGGGCAGGTACAACACGTACGTCATCGGCCAGGAGGGTCGCAAGCAGATCCGGAGGTCGGCGAAGCGGGAGGCCCCCTTCTTCTCCTACATCTCCTTCGTCGCGCCCCACTTCGGCAACCCGACCGAGCCCGACGACCCGGGCCCCATCACCGATGACTCCGGGGAGACCCGTCGGTTCCTGACCGTCGCCCGTCCGCCGAAGGTGCGGGGCATGTTCGACGACACCGTCTTCGAGGCGCCCGGCGTCTTCTGGGACGACCCGGACGACTCCGACCGGGCGGACGAGCTGGCCGACAACCCCGACCTGAACGCCGCCGAGATCGACGGCCTGCTGACCGTGCACCGCCAGCGGCTGGAGTCGCTGCACGTGGTCGACCAGGAGGTCCGCAAGATCGTGCGTGAGCTCGAGCGGTCCGGCGAGCGGGAGGAGACGATGATCGTCTTCACCTCCGACAACGGTTACTTCCTCGGCGAGCACGGCGTCCGTCAGGGCAAGACACTGCCGTACGAGCCGTCCCTGCGCGTGCCCCTGCTGATGTCGGGTCCCGGCATCCCCGCGGGTCAGCGGCGGCAGGACCCGTTCCTGTCGATCGACTTCGCGCCGACGTTCGCCGACCTCGCCGACGTGCGGATGCCGTACGAGCCCGACGGCATCTCCCTCCTGCCGTCCGCCCAGATGGGCGACCGCGGGTGGAACCGGCCGGTGCTCACCGAGACCGGACCGGCCTCCACGGTGCGCATGTCGACCGAGGACGGCGACCCGATCGTCCCCGGCGGTATGGACACACCCGACAACCGGTTCATCATCGGCATCCGGACGCCGCGATACCTCTTCACCGACCGGGCCACCGGGTTCGAGGAGCTCTACGACCTCCGGGCCGACCCGAACCAGTACGACAACGTCGTCGACGAGCTCGGCTACGTGCTGGTGTCCCAGGAGATGCGCCGCACGCTGCGCGAGCTGCGGGCGTGCGACGGGAAGCAGTGCCGGCCACGCCTGAGCCCGCTGCTGCGCTGA
- a CDS encoding SsgA family sporulation/cell division regulator: MSFRSQDRRTGTDATTVARRIHLDLIDGMGRSIDLTAGFVFDAADPYAVTLTFYTDGPEVTWSFARDLLATGVREPAGTGDVHVWPSVDRDGRPVTVIELQSPGGQALLQAPTSDISAFVTATQSVVPAGEESAHLDLDSLVDALLAV; this comes from the coding sequence ATGTCGTTCCGCAGCCAGGACCGCCGCACCGGCACCGACGCCACGACCGTCGCCCGCCGTATCCACCTCGACCTGATCGACGGGATGGGGCGCAGTATCGACCTGACCGCCGGCTTCGTCTTCGACGCCGCCGACCCGTACGCCGTCACGCTCACCTTCTACACCGACGGTCCGGAGGTGACCTGGAGCTTCGCCCGCGACCTGCTCGCCACCGGTGTGCGCGAGCCCGCGGGCACCGGCGACGTGCACGTGTGGCCCTCGGTCGACCGCGACGGACGCCCGGTCACCGTGATCGAGCTGCAGAGCCCCGGCGGCCAGGCACTCCTGCAGGCGCCCACCTCCGACATCTCCGCCTTCGTCACGGCGACCCAGTCCGTCGTCCCGGCCGGCGAGGAGTCGGCCCACCTCGACCTGGACTCCCTCGTCGACGCGTTGCTGGCCGTCTGA
- a CDS encoding aminotransferase class IV: protein MRAWLDGELHDDASLARVSLLDHGLTVGDGIFESVAVYDGSPFALSEHLDRLLRSAAAMEMPTPDTSLLREAIDALLAREAATEGTTPLARLRLTYTAGEAPMGSDRGDGPPTYAVVHGPVAPQPAAAPVVTVPWRRNEQGALAGVKSTSYAENVLALRRARQAGAAEAVFGNTAGLLCEGTGSNVFYVVDGEIRTPTLVSGCLAGVTRALALTWLREDGAVPVVEVDAPLEVLHEADEVFLTSTFRDVQAVTAVDGRPVPPGEVVRHAIRVWASRAPGHRG, encoded by the coding sequence ATGAGGGCCTGGCTCGACGGCGAGCTGCACGACGACGCCTCGCTGGCGCGGGTGAGCCTGCTCGACCACGGCCTCACGGTGGGGGACGGGATCTTCGAGTCCGTCGCGGTCTACGACGGTTCCCCTTTCGCGCTGAGCGAGCACCTCGACCGGCTGCTGCGATCCGCCGCGGCCATGGAGATGCCGACGCCCGACACGAGCCTCCTCAGGGAGGCGATCGACGCGCTGCTCGCCCGCGAGGCCGCCACCGAGGGCACCACCCCGCTGGCGCGGCTGCGACTGACGTACACCGCCGGGGAGGCCCCGATGGGGTCCGACCGGGGCGACGGTCCACCGACGTACGCGGTCGTGCACGGCCCCGTGGCACCGCAGCCTGCTGCCGCGCCGGTGGTGACCGTGCCGTGGCGCCGCAACGAGCAGGGGGCGCTCGCGGGGGTGAAGAGCACGTCGTACGCCGAGAACGTGCTCGCCCTGCGCCGTGCCCGTCAGGCCGGGGCCGCCGAGGCTGTCTTCGGGAACACTGCCGGCCTGCTGTGCGAGGGCACGGGCTCGAACGTCTTCTACGTCGTCGACGGCGAGATCCGTACGCCGACGCTGGTCTCCGGGTGCCTCGCCGGGGTCACCCGGGCCCTGGCCCTCACGTGGCTGCGGGAGGACGGAGCGGTGCCGGTCGTCGAGGTCGACGCCCCGCTGGAGGTGCTGCACGAGGCCGACGAGGTCTTCCTGACCTCCACGTTCCGCGACGTGCAGGCGGTCACTGCGGTCGACGGTCGACCGGTGCCGCCGGGGGAGGTCGTACGCCACGCCATCAGGGTGTGGGCGTCCCGCGCACCCGGGCACCGGGGCTGA
- a CDS encoding DoxX family protein, protein MNVVAWILSAVLALAFVAAGSIKILRSKEQLLEDPRFAWAEEFSRSLVTFIGVAEVLGALGLILPWALDIAPVLTPIAALGLAGTMAGALVTHARRNELKETALPTVVLGVLALVVAAIRFAQL, encoded by the coding sequence ATGAACGTCGTCGCCTGGATCCTCTCCGCCGTCCTCGCCCTCGCCTTCGTCGCCGCAGGCTCGATCAAGATCCTCCGCTCCAAGGAGCAGCTGCTCGAGGACCCGCGGTTCGCCTGGGCCGAGGAGTTCTCCCGCAGCCTCGTGACCTTCATCGGTGTCGCGGAGGTGCTCGGCGCGCTCGGGTTGATCCTGCCGTGGGCGCTGGACATCGCCCCGGTGCTGACACCGATCGCCGCGCTCGGGCTCGCCGGCACCATGGCCGGCGCCCTGGTCACCCACGCCCGACGCAACGAGCTGAAGGAGACGGCGCTGCCGACGGTGGTGTTGGGCGTGCTCGCCCTGGTCGTCGCAGCGATCCGGTTCGCGCAACTGTGA
- a CDS encoding PGPGW domain-containing protein, whose amino-acid sequence MADVGRGLKRILIEGLGWTLVVVGIAALVLPGPGLLALFAGLALLATQYDWAEKRLAPVRVRALQTAADSVSSWGRIAVSLFGVVFLTAAGFFWGLGPEAPTWWPVADRFWLMGGWSAGATMIASALIALATIVYSYKNYRGEEGRRRLERAQRKTAEDSGYTDFDAHDAGADRPADPVEDRAS is encoded by the coding sequence ATGGCAGACGTCGGTCGTGGGCTCAAGCGCATCCTCATCGAGGGCCTCGGCTGGACACTGGTCGTCGTCGGCATCGCCGCCCTGGTGCTGCCGGGCCCGGGGCTGCTGGCTCTGTTCGCCGGCCTCGCGCTGCTCGCGACGCAGTACGACTGGGCCGAGAAGCGGCTCGCGCCGGTCCGCGTACGCGCCCTGCAGACCGCCGCCGACTCGGTGTCGTCGTGGGGACGCATCGCGGTCTCGCTCTTCGGTGTCGTCTTCCTGACCGCGGCGGGCTTCTTCTGGGGGCTCGGCCCGGAGGCCCCGACGTGGTGGCCTGTCGCCGACCGCTTCTGGCTCATGGGCGGCTGGTCCGCCGGCGCCACGATGATCGCGTCGGCCCTCATCGCCCTCGCGACGATCGTCTACAGCTACAAGAACTACCGCGGCGAGGAAGGCCGGCGTCGACTCGAGCGGGCGCAGCGCAAGACCGCCGAGGACAGCGGCTACACCGACTTCGACGCGCATGACGCCGGGGCCGACCGGCCCGCCGACCCCGTGGAGGACAGAGCATCGTGA